Genomic window (Vampirovibrionales bacterium):
TGACGGGCTCGAACCGCCGACATCTTCCGTGTAAAGGAAGCGCTCTACCAACTGAGCTAAACGCCCGCGAATGCGTCTGAGCATAGCGCCCTGAGGCGGCGCGCGTCAAGCGGAGTCAGCGGCGCGCGTCAAGCGGGGTCAGCAGCTCGCGCCGCTGAGTCCGCGCCTCGGTGACGATCCAGTCGACCGGATAATCCCACGGGGCCAGCGCCACAGGCAGACGCTCGCAGAACAAGGCTTCTGGAATCGCGGCGATGGCGGTCAGACCCGCCGCCAGCGACCCGGCCAGAAATCGATCGTAACAGGCCTTGCCGTAGCCCAGACGATGGCCGCGCGCGTCGACCATCAGCGCCGGGGCGATCAGCGCGTCGCCGGGACGCGGAACATACGGGGGCGCCTGCGCAGACGGCTCGCGGATGCCGTAGGCGTTTTCGATCAGCGGCGTCTCGGGCTCGTAGCGGTGAAAGGTCAGCGCCTCGTCAGCGCCGTCCATGCGCGGCAAATAGAGGGCGGCCTGCGGCACGCGCGTGGTGAGCGGCCACAGGTCGATTTCATCTGATGTGGCGCAAAACAGCAACAGCGAGGGAGCCGACTGGACACAGGTCATCGCCGCCAGTCGCGCGATCAGGGCGGCGCCCAGCGCCTCGCGATCCAGGGTTCGACGCACGGCGCGCGCTTGGCGACGAAGCGCCTTCTTATCGCAGAATCGCGCGGTGATGTCTGACATTAGCGACAGGCCAAGCGCAAACGCGCCATCATTGGGGGGTCTCCGGGGTGAGGGAAGGGGAATGGGGAAGATTTAAAGGGATTTCAAGGGGATTTTTTGATTCTGGGTCGTTGAATTTTATTGTACAGTGAGGGCGCGCGCCGTATGAAAACGATAGTGCTGGTATGACGCCTTCATCATCTTCTTCGTCATCGTCTTCCTCTTCGTCATCGCCCGGCGATTCTTCCGCATCGGTATGGGTGTCGCTGGGGGCCAGACTCAAACAGGCGCGCCAGCAACGCGGGCTCAAACAGGCGGATGCTGCGCGGCGCGTGGGCGTCTCAGTTTCCAGTATGTCGGCCATGGAGAACGGTCAGCGCAAAGTCGACGCCTTCGAGCTGTTCGCCTTGGCGCGCCTGTACCGTCAGCCGATGGACTGGTTCTTCAGCGGACACCCGGAACTGTGGAACGATTCGCACAAGCGCGCGCCAGCCGGACGCCTTTGACGTAAAATAGGGATAGACCGCCCATGAGGGTCCAGCCCCAGCCCTCAAGATTCTCGCCAGACGACCGATACCGCTTGCGTCTGGTAACTTGTCCGGGTTTGAATTCCACGGTTTGTCACGTCTGTTTCGCTTGATGGATTCCCCTGTCTGAATGGCCTCGCCTGATGCGACTGATTGAAACGCTGACCGGCCCGTCTTTAGCGCCCTCGTCCTGCGCGATGGGGATGTTTGACGGCGTGCATACGGGTCATCGCATGGTGCTGGAAAACGCCCTGCGCGAGGCCCGCGCCAACGGCTGGATGAGCGTGGCGTTCAGCTTCGCCAATCATCCGCAGGCGCTGTTGTCGGCCACGCCCACCCAATTGCTGTCTTCGCGCGAGGAGCGGCTCGAGGCCTTCGCCGCCATGGGGTTTGACGCCGCCGTGATTCTGCCGTTCGATGAGGCCATGCGCGCCATTGAAGCGCCGGTCTTCGTCCAGCGGATTTTACGGGGATTTCTGAACGTCAGAAGCGTCTCAGTCGGCTACGACTATCGCTTCGGGGCCGGGCGGCGCGGCGATTGCGATTATTTACGACAGTGCGCGGCCCGCGAGGGCTTTCAAGCGCAGATTGTCGACCCGGTGCGCGCGCCGGATGCCGATGGTCACGCGATTGTCAGCAGTACGCTGATTCGCAAGCTCCTCAATTTTGGCGACGTGAAGCAGGCCAATAGCTTGCTGGGGCAGCCTTACGCCCTGACAGGCCGCGTGACGGCCGGGGTGCAGCGCGGGCGTCAGTTGGGTTTTCCGACCGCGAATCTGGACGTGGCGCCTCAGCGGCTGATTCCGGCGATTGGCGCGTATGCGGCTCAGGCGCGCGTGTGCGGCAAGACGTATCGCGCCGTGTGCAACATTGGCCATGCGCCTACGTTCGAGGACGCCTTTCCGCGCCGGGTGGAAGCGCATCTGCTGGACTATGACGGCCCGTCCTTCTACGACGAGACGATGCGCATCGCCTTTCTTGCCCGCCTTCGCGACGAGCGCGCATTCCCCAGCGCCGACGCGTTGGTTGAGCAGATCCGTCGCGATTGCGCCTCTGCGCGCGCGCTGACTGACGACGCTTCCGTTGTCGCCCATCCAGAACACGCCTGATGAAAATAAGCATCGCGTCAAAAATAGGAGCGGAGCTTGAGAGAGAGATCCGCATCTTCGAGCGCGACGACATTGACAGAGCCGTCGGGCGAATGCGTAACGGCTGCATTCAGGTGCAGGTGCCCAAACGCTGGTCGCAGCGGCACAAGGCGTCGGTCGCCGAAGAATTGGCGCGCAAGGTAAAAGAGCGCGAAGAAGAGCGCCGTCGCATCCTGCAGGAAATTGACCTCAGCCAGTCGCCGCGCGTCACCATTGAGACGAACGAGGCGCTTCAGGCGCTGGTGGACGAAATCAACGCGCAGACCTTTCGAATCGACGGCGTCCGGGCCGAAATCGGCAGTTCGCGCTATACCCGCCTCGCCCAGATGAACATCCGCACGCGGGTCATGCGGGTGTCGCGCTTCAGCCTGCGCAACGTCCCCCAGCAAAGCCTGCGGTATCTGCTGGTACATGAGCTGGCGCATTGTCTGGAAGCCAATCATAACAAACGCTTCTGGAAGCATGTGGAGCGCTTTGTACCCGATTATGAGCGCCAGAGCCGTATTATTCGGGCTGTTCACGCGCAGTCGGTGGCGGATGAAGAGCGCCTGCATCCTGCGCCGCCGCCCAAGAAACGCCAGCCCCGGCCCTTACCCACGCCTCCCACCCAGGAAGAATGGGCGCGGATGCCGGATTACATCAAAAAATTGATGCCCCCCTGGCATGAGTTGATCAAGATGTACTGGCCATGACGCGCGTCGTTTTCGCGGCGGCGGAAGCGGCTCCCTTCGTCAAGGTCGGCGGATTGGCCGATGTTGCGGGAAGTCTGCCCCCGGCGCTGGCCAGACTGGGCGCTTCCGTACTGCTAATACTCCCGAAATACGGCTTTATGGACCCCTCGGCCCACGGATTTGAACCCAGTTCGGAGCCCTTAATGGTCTCTTTCGACGGCCAGGCCTATCCGGTTCGACTCTGGCGCGGGCATCTGCCCAATGGGGCGGGGCAAGCCGGGCCGCCGGCGTTGTGGATTGAGAACGACACGTTTTTTACGCCATGTCAGCAGGCGTATCCCGCAGAACATCCGACGTTTTCGATTGGGCGCTATTTGTTTTTCAGCGAATGCGTGTTCGCGGCGCTGCGACATCTGGATTTTCGGGCAGACATCCTGCATGCGCATGATTGGCATCTGGCCCCGGCCATTGACCGGCTGGCGGCCAAACGGCGGCAGATTCATCTGTTTCAGCAGACGGGCGCCGTGCTGACGATTCATAATCTGGCGTATCAGGGCCAATGGGGCGACGAGAACTGGCTGGCGCGCGGCATTCGCTTTGCCGACGCCGTTACCACCGTCTCGCCCACGTACGCATGGGAAATTCAGACGCCAGAAGGCGGCTATGGCCTTGATGGGCTTCTGCGCGCCACGCCCGGCGGCGTTCGCGGGATTCTCAACGGCATTGATCCCGCCCTGTTTGATCCGGCGACAGACCCGCATCTGAGCGCGCCGTATGACGCGACGGGTTTTGACGCAGGCAAGGCCGCCTGTAAGCGCTTCCTGCAAGAGCGCTTCGACCTGGCCGTCGATGCCAGCC
Coding sequences:
- a CDS encoding 5-formyltetrahydrofolate cyclo-ligase — protein: MSDITARFCDKKALRRQARAVRRTLDREALGAALIARLAAMTCVQSAPSLLLFCATSDEIDLWPLTTRVPQAALYLPRMDGADEALTFHRYEPETPLIENAYGIREPSAQAPPYVPRPGDALIAPALMVDARGHRLGYGKACYDRFLAGSLAAGLTAIAAIPEALFCERLPVALAPWDYPVDWIVTEARTQRRELLTPLDARR
- a CDS encoding helix-turn-helix transcriptional regulator, with product MTPSSSSSSSSSSSSSPGDSSASVWVSLGARLKQARQQRGLKQADAARRVGVSVSSMSAMENGQRKVDAFELFALARLYRQPMDWFFSGHPELWNDSHKRAPAGRL
- a CDS encoding bifunctional riboflavin kinase/FAD synthetase, with amino-acid sequence MRLIETLTGPSLAPSSCAMGMFDGVHTGHRMVLENALREARANGWMSVAFSFANHPQALLSATPTQLLSSREERLEAFAAMGFDAAVILPFDEAMRAIEAPVFVQRILRGFLNVRSVSVGYDYRFGAGRRGDCDYLRQCAAREGFQAQIVDPVRAPDADGHAIVSSTLIRKLLNFGDVKQANSLLGQPYALTGRVTAGVQRGRQLGFPTANLDVAPQRLIPAIGAYAAQARVCGKTYRAVCNIGHAPTFEDAFPRRVEAHLLDYDGPSFYDETMRIAFLARLRDERAFPSADALVEQIRRDCASARALTDDASVVAHPEHA
- a CDS encoding M48 family metallopeptidase; amino-acid sequence: MRNGCIQVQVPKRWSQRHKASVAEELARKVKEREEERRRILQEIDLSQSPRVTIETNEALQALVDEINAQTFRIDGVRAEIGSSRYTRLAQMNIRTRVMRVSRFSLRNVPQQSLRYLLVHELAHCLEANHNKRFWKHVERFVPDYERQSRIIRAVHAQSVADEERLHPAPPPKKRQPRPLPTPPTQEEWARMPDYIKKLMPPWHELIKMYWP
- a CDS encoding glycogen synthase; this translates as MTRVVFAAAEAAPFVKVGGLADVAGSLPPALARLGASVLLILPKYGFMDPSAHGFEPSSEPLMVSFDGQAYPVRLWRGHLPNGAGQAGPPALWIENDTFFTPCQQAYPAEHPTFSIGRYLFFSECVFAALRHLDFRADILHAHDWHLAPAIDRLAAKRRQIHLFQQTGAVLTIHNLAYQGQWGDENWLARGIRFADAVTTVSPTYAWEIQTPEGGYGLDGLLRATPGGVRGILNGIDPALFDPATDPHLSAPYDATGFDAGKAACKRFLQERFDLAVDASRPVFAMISRLVEQKGLDILLPALARLADPQSSEYLNAQWVILGSGEPAYEEALEAMAQRLPDLRICRGYQAALSQQIYAGCDFFVMPSRFEPCGLSQLIAMRYGAPPVVRATGGLADTVTDIRDEPKTGVGVRFGDYNADALVDALKTAAALYPDPWRRMALNGMARDFSWTQSARAYCDLYEELASRGER